One Sporosarcina sp. FSL W8-0480 genomic window, AAGATGCTGAAGGGATCAATCCTGCAGGAAGGAGACGTAGCACGCTCCTTGTCTTTGCAATTACACTTCATAATATACCCGAAGGGCTTGCAGTCGGAGTTGCCTTCGGTGCAGTGGCTGCTGGAATGCCATCTGCTACAATCGCTGCGGCAATCGCATTGGCAGTCGGTATTGGAATTCAAAACCTTCCGGAAGGGACTGCGGTATCCATGCCACTGCGCAGGGATGGTATGTCTCGGAGGAAAAGCTTTTTCTATGGACAGTTGTCAGGCGCGGTTGAACCTATTTCGGCTGTAATAGGCGTCTTAGCCGTCACAACGATGCAACCTTTACTTCCATTTGCACTGAGTTTTGCGGCTGGAGCGATGATTTTTGTCGTAGTCGAGGAGGTTATTCCAGGCTCTCAGGAAAATGGTAATAAAGATCTTGCTTCACTATGCTTGATGGTCGGTTTTGCTGTAATGATGATATTAGACGTAGCATTTGGATAATAACAGGAAAAAGGAATCCTTCGTTTGAAAGGATTCCTTTTTCTTTCATTAAAAACAAGTAAACTGATCGATACGATTTAGGTCAATTCCGAAGTATTCCCATCTTCTACGGCTCGGGCTCCAGCGGTATCCCGCGACTGAAGTACGGCCTACGAATGTTGGGTAATACCAGAAACCGTTTCTTCTTGACGTCCATACATACGTATATCTGAATAGGCATCCTCTAATTCCGCCTGGGTCAACCCTTAAGAGCGATGCACTTGGGTAAGCCGGCGTATGGCTCGGCGGTGGAGAAGTCGGTGCTTGCTGATGACCTCCACCTTGCCCAGGGAATCCGCCGCCCCCAGGGAATCCGCCGCCTCCAGGGAACCCGCCTCCGGGGAATCCGCCTCCAGGGAATCCACCTCCTCCAGGGAATCCGCCTCCAGGGAACCCGCCCCCAGGGAATCCTCCACCAGGGAATCCACCTCCAGGGAACCCGCCTCCAGGAAACCCGCCTCCAGGAAAT contains:
- a CDS encoding ZIP family metal transporter, with product MIDYFIGLSPIQQALIATLFTWGMTAIGAALVFTTKKVNQKFMDAMLGFAGGVMIAASFWSLLSPSIEMAENGPFPSWFPAAIGFLLGGLFLWLADKIIPHLHPSSSMKDAEGINPAGRRRSTLLVFAITLHNIPEGLAVGVAFGAVAAGMPSATIAAAIALAVGIGIQNLPEGTAVSMPLRRDGMSRRKSFFYGQLSGAVEPISAVIGVLAVTTMQPLLPFALSFAAGAMIFVVVEEVIPGSQENGNKDLASLCLMVGFAVMMILDVAFG